The Candidatus Poribacteria bacterium genome has a window encoding:
- a CDS encoding VOC family protein: MAVFLHTRVRVSDLDGSINWYCDHMGFKVLSRSDKSPAGNQIVHLELPGNAHTLELTYSPDFDLQVQEDLMHFAIGVPDIVEFCDGLEKAGLEIWPDEWREQFTSGGMKMAFVTDPDGYEVEILERADASGDPLDVLDES, translated from the coding sequence ATGGCAGTTTTTTTACATACACGGGTTCGCGTGAGCGATCTTGACGGTTCCATCAATTGGTATTGTGACCACATGGGGTTTAAAGTCCTGAGTCGGAGCGATAAATCTCCGGCGGGCAACCAGATCGTGCATCTCGAACTCCCGGGCAACGCACATACATTAGAGTTAACCTATTCACCTGACTTCGATCTTCAGGTTCAAGAGGATCTGATGCATTTTGCTATCGGGGTTCCAGATATTGTCGAATTTTGCGACGGGTTAGAGAAAGCAGGGCTGGAAATTTGGCCCGATGAGTGGCGCGAACAATTCACATCGGGTGGAATGAAAATGGCATTCGTCACCGATCCGGACGGCTACGAGGTCGAAATTTTAGAACGTGCGGATGCCTCCGGTGATCCGCTCGATGTTCTTGACGAATCTTAG